A window of Grus americana isolate bGruAme1 chromosome 21, bGruAme1.mat, whole genome shotgun sequence contains these coding sequences:
- the LOC129215861 gene encoding natriuretic peptides A — protein MDTKGSFSCGFLLLLLIQLQSSRANPIYSLSPAKELATMEALLERLEDKFAMIEALESNPDLQEPKTQEEIPPELIDDSDDQKAEPRLAPSTPLSYRDTFLKRLRGLQMPRMMRDSGCFGRRIDRIGSLSGMGCNGSRKN, from the exons ATGGACACTAAAGGCTCATTTTCTTGTGGCTTCCTCTTGCTACTTCTCATCCAACTCCAGTCCAGCAGAGCCAACCCTATCTACAGCCTCAGCCCTGCCAAAGAACTGGCCACCATGGAG GCTCTTCTGGAGCGACTGGAGGATAAATTTGCAATGATTGAAGCCCTGGAGTCCAATCCTGATCTGCAAGAGCCCAAAACCCAGGAGGAGATCCCACCAGAACTCATAGATGACAGTGACGACCAGAAGGCTGAACCCAGGCTCGCACCCAGCACCCCTCTGTCCTACAGGGACACCTTCCTCAAGAGACTGAGGGGGCTGCAGATGCCCAGGATGATGAGAGATTCTGGCTGCTTCGGGAGGAGAATCGATAGAATTGGCTCCCTGAGTGGAATGGGTTGCAACG